Proteins encoded by one window of Anaerosalibacter sp. Marseille-P3206:
- the obgE gene encoding GTPase ObgE — protein sequence MFVDIAKIQVKAGKGGDGAVAFRREKFEPSGGPFGGDGGNGGSIILVVDDGIRTLMDFKYKKHYQAENGENGRTKKQYGKKGNDLILKVPRGTIVKDKDSGKVIVDLKEDGESFTIVKGGKGGRGNAKFATSTRQAPRFAEAGEKGEERTILLELKLIADVGLVGFPNVGKSTLLSFLSAAKPKIANYPFTTLKPNLGVVRIEEGKSFVIADIPGLIEGAHQGAGLGHEFLRHVERTKLIVHLIDASGIDGRNPIEDFYKINEELVKYSEKLSEKPQIVVANKMDIETSKEWYDSMKKELAKQGYEIYPISAATGEGVSALKYAIWDKLSTIETSYETFDEPIEYDEVEEEVDDIIVRVEDGKFIVEGDFIEKVLYSTNFDDIDSLRYFQNTLRRKGIIDELKRLGVAENDPVYICGYEFEFFE from the coding sequence ATGTTTGTAGATATAGCAAAGATACAAGTAAAAGCGGGAAAAGGCGGAGATGGAGCCGTTGCCTTTAGAAGAGAAAAGTTTGAACCATCAGGAGGCCCTTTTGGTGGAGATGGTGGTAACGGTGGAAGTATTATACTAGTCGTTGATGATGGTATAAGAACATTAATGGATTTTAAATACAAAAAACACTATCAAGCAGAGAATGGTGAAAATGGAAGAACTAAAAAACAATATGGTAAAAAGGGAAATGATTTAATACTTAAAGTACCACGAGGAACTATTGTAAAAGATAAGGATTCAGGAAAAGTAATAGTAGATTTAAAAGAAGATGGTGAAAGTTTTACTATAGTTAAAGGTGGTAAAGGTGGTAGAGGTAATGCTAAGTTTGCTACTTCTACTAGGCAAGCTCCTAGGTTTGCCGAGGCAGGAGAAAAAGGTGAAGAAAGAACTATATTACTAGAATTAAAGCTTATTGCAGATGTAGGTTTAGTAGGCTTTCCTAATGTAGGTAAATCAACTTTACTTTCATTTTTGTCAGCTGCAAAACCTAAGATAGCAAACTATCCATTTACTACCCTAAAACCTAATTTAGGTGTAGTGAGGATTGAAGAAGGTAAGAGCTTTGTGATTGCCGATATACCAGGGCTTATAGAAGGTGCCCATCAAGGTGCTGGATTAGGACATGAGTTTCTTCGTCATGTTGAGAGGACTAAGTTGATAGTTCACCTAATTGATGCTTCGGGTATAGATGGAAGAAATCCAATTGAAGATTTTTATAAGATAAATGAGGAGTTGGTAAAATATAGCGAAAAATTATCGGAAAAACCTCAAATAGTTGTTGCCAACAAAATGGATATAGAAACATCTAAAGAATGGTATGATAGTATGAAAAAAGAATTAGCAAAACAAGGATATGAGATTTATCCTATTTCAGCTGCTACTGGAGAAGGTGTAAGTGCCCTTAAGTATGCTATATGGGATAAGCTTTCAACTATAGAAACTTCATACGAAACTTTTGATGAACCTATAGAATATGATGAAGTTGAAGAAGAAGTAGATGATATAATTGTAAGAGTTGAAGATGGAAAATTCATTGTGGAAGGCGATTTTATTGAAAAAGTTTTATATTCTACAAATTTTGATGATATAGATTCATTAAGATACTTTCAAAACACATTGAGGAGGAAGGGAATAATAGATGAGCTCAAAAGGCTAGGAGTTGCAGAAAATGATCCTGTTTATATTTGTGGATATGAATTTGAATTTTTTGAATAA
- a CDS encoding Spo0B domain-containing protein — protein MQKGKMDYIAYIKESLRGQRHDFMNYFQIVYAYIQLGKTNEAIDSINKVISLNMSLSNIYNLSLFHVSVYLDRMVRELDDLEHEIIIKVNNHTDYDLRLIDNEKEILDDLDCIFKGFMDSDDVGIINIEVEEFEDSIRFLFVGKNKSSSTYAFTIRP, from the coding sequence GTGCAAAAGGGGAAAATGGATTATATTGCTTATATAAAAGAAAGTCTTAGGGGTCAAAGACATGATTTTATGAACTATTTTCAAATAGTATATGCATATATTCAACTTGGGAAGACAAATGAAGCTATTGATAGTATAAATAAAGTAATAAGTTTAAATATGAGTTTAAGTAATATATATAATCTGTCGTTATTTCATGTAAGTGTATATCTAGATAGGATGGTTAGAGAATTAGATGATTTAGAACATGAAATAATAATAAAAGTAAACAATCATACTGATTATGACTTAAGACTTATAGATAATGAGAAAGAAATATTAGATGACTTAGATTGTATTTTTAAAGGCTTTATGGATAGTGATGATGTCGGTATAATTAATATTGAAGTGGAAGAATTTGAAGATAGTATAAGATTTTTATTTGTAGGGAAAAATAAATCAAGTTCAACTTATGCCTTTACTATTAGACCTTAA
- the rpmA gene encoding 50S ribosomal protein L27, with protein sequence MIKLNLQLFAHKKGVGSSRNGRDSESKRLGVKRGDGQLVLAGNILVRQRGTRIHPGENVGRGSDDTLFAKVDGVVTFERKGKDKKQVSVYPVEELA encoded by the coding sequence ATGATAAAATTAAATTTACAGTTATTTGCTCATAAAAAAGGAGTAGGTAGTTCAAGAAACGGCCGTGATAGTGAATCAAAAAGGCTGGGCGTAAAAAGAGGAGACGGACAACTTGTATTAGCTGGAAATATTCTTGTACGCCAAAGAGGAACTAGAATTCATCCTGGTGAAAATGTAGGTAGAGGCAGTGACGATACTTTATTTGCAAAAGTAGATGGTGTAGTTACTTTTGAAAGAAAAGGTAAAGATAAAAAACAAGTTAGTGTATATCCAGTTGAAGAACTAGCATAG
- a CDS encoding ribosomal-processing cysteine protease Prp, with product MTRITLYKDVNGSIFKYTVEGHAGYSTSGNDIVCAAISMLVQTTLIALNEVSKIDENNIDYNIDEKKGILEVSIPRNLPEKQIYDANIILKTMEVGIKALIESYPKYITLRYGEV from the coding sequence ATGACTAGAATTACATTATATAAAGATGTTAATGGCAGTATTTTTAAATATACTGTTGAAGGCCATGCTGGATATTCAACAAGTGGAAACGATATAGTGTGTGCAGCTATTTCTATGCTTGTACAGACTACATTGATTGCACTAAATGAAGTAAGTAAAATTGATGAAAATAATATTGATTATAATATTGATGAGAAAAAAGGAATACTAGAAGTTTCTATTCCAAGGAATCTTCCTGAAAAACAGATTTACGATGCAAATATTATACTAAAGACAATGGAAGTTGGAATAAAAGCTTTGATCGAAAGTTACCCAAAATATATTACTCTCAGATATGGGGAGGTGTAA
- the rplU gene encoding 50S ribosomal protein L21: MYAVIETGGKQYRVQEGDTIFVEKLNHSEGEKVAFDKVLFVSKENDVVVGKPYVEGAKVEGTVLEQGKGKKVVVFRYKSKKDYRKKQGHRQPYTKVKVEKILG; encoded by the coding sequence ATGTATGCTGTAATAGAAACAGGAGGAAAACAATATAGGGTTCAAGAAGGAGATACAATCTTTGTTGAAAAACTAAATCATTCTGAAGGAGAAAAAGTAGCTTTTGATAAAGTTCTTTTTGTTTCAAAAGAAAATGATGTAGTTGTTGGAAAACCTTATGTTGAAGGTGCTAAAGTAGAAGGAACTGTTTTAGAACAAGGAAAAGGAAAGAAAGTAGTTGTTTTTAGATACAAATCAAAGAAAGATTACAGAAAGAAACAAGGTCATCGTCAACCTTATACAAAGGTAAAAGTTGAAAAGATATTAGGTTAA
- a CDS encoding Rne/Rng family ribonuclease gives MKNILIDVRGEKNHIAILEEEKLVECYIEVEEKKILGNIYRGRVINVLPGMEAAFVDIGVGKNAYLYIKDALPKNVDIKNVSINDIIKCGDEIIVQVIKEAIGSKGPKITTHLTLPGRYVVLTPYSSKISVSRKITNPQENNRLTEIGNEIKKDQMGFIMRTAAKDVDRESIEKDLNLLINIYNKIDRERHFAPTPKLVYREIGMIHKIVRDVFVNPTDKMIVNDKDKYESIIELLEYISPELNDRVELRDKEDIFQIFNVKEKIKNIFNREIPLECGGYIVIDETEALTSIDVNTGKYIGNLSLEETIVKTNLEATEEIARQLRLRDIGGIIIIDFIDMDDEEDIKIVLNKLDKELKKDRTKSNVFGITKLGLVEMTRKKVRNRLSWNFAQLCPYCKGTGKIIEFND, from the coding sequence ATGAAAAATATATTAATAGACGTTAGAGGAGAAAAAAATCATATAGCAATATTGGAAGAAGAAAAGCTGGTAGAATGCTATATTGAGGTAGAGGAAAAAAAAATATTAGGGAATATTTATAGAGGCAGGGTAATAAATGTACTTCCAGGTATGGAAGCTGCTTTTGTAGATATAGGTGTAGGCAAGAATGCTTATTTATATATAAAGGATGCATTGCCTAAAAATGTAGACATCAAAAATGTTTCTATAAATGATATAATAAAATGTGGAGATGAAATAATAGTACAAGTAATTAAAGAAGCTATAGGCAGCAAAGGACCTAAAATAACTACCCATTTAACTCTTCCTGGTAGGTATGTTGTTTTAACTCCCTATTCTAGCAAGATATCAGTTTCTAGGAAGATTACTAATCCTCAGGAAAATAATAGACTTACAGAAATTGGCAATGAGATTAAAAAAGATCAGATGGGGTTTATCATGAGAACTGCTGCAAAAGATGTAGATAGGGAATCAATAGAAAAGGATTTAAACTTATTGATAAATATATACAATAAAATAGATAGAGAAAGACATTTTGCCCCTACACCTAAACTGGTTTATAGGGAAATAGGTATGATTCATAAGATTGTTAGGGATGTTTTTGTAAATCCAACTGACAAAATGATTGTTAATGATAAGGATAAATATGAAAGCATAATTGAATTGCTAGAATATATTTCACCAGAATTGAATGATAGGGTTGAACTGAGAGATAAAGAAGATATTTTTCAGATATTCAATGTAAAGGAGAAAATTAAAAATATATTTAACAGAGAAATCCCCTTAGAATGTGGTGGATATATTGTCATTGATGAAACTGAGGCTTTGACTTCTATTGATGTAAATACTGGTAAATATATTGGGAATTTAAGTTTAGAAGAGACTATAGTAAAGACTAATTTAGAAGCAACTGAGGAAATAGCAAGACAATTAAGACTTAGAGATATAGGTGGAATAATAATAATAGATTTTATAGATATGGATGATGAAGAAGATATTAAAATAGTATTAAATAAATTAGATAAAGAACTTAAGAAAGATAGGACTAAATCTAATGTGTTTGGCATTACAAAATTGGGATTGGTTGAGATGACTAGAAAAAAAGTTAGAAACAGACTTTCATGGAATTTTGCTCAACTATGTCCTTATTGTAAAGGAACAGGAAAAATAATTGAATTTAATGATTGA
- a CDS encoding TIGR03936 family radical SAM-associated protein — protein MRVKFTKENYLKYISHLDTMRFFQRMFRMADIPIAYSEGFNPHPKFSIASALSLGISSQGEYMDIELEKSIPVETFIERMNGVLPDNVRILDAKYTEDNRSISSLIRWGYYNIQFEIGNEEMTQEKLEEVMKSFLSEESIIIKKEKRKRKKLIEREVNIRPQIGNVILKAIDNNVVKLNVLLKTGDSGNLKPTDFLKGLAEYTGLKIIDDSIKIHRVDLYTEEENKIVSPL, from the coding sequence TTGAGAGTTAAATTTACTAAAGAAAATTATTTAAAATATATATCCCATCTTGATACTATGAGGTTTTTTCAAAGGATGTTTAGAATGGCTGATATTCCTATTGCCTATTCTGAAGGATTCAATCCTCATCCAAAGTTTTCTATAGCTTCTGCTCTTTCCTTAGGAATATCAAGTCAAGGTGAGTATATGGACATTGAGCTTGAAAAGAGTATTCCTGTTGAAACATTTATTGAAAGAATGAATGGAGTGTTACCTGATAATGTTAGAATATTGGATGCAAAATATACTGAGGATAATAGATCTATTTCATCATTGATAAGATGGGGATACTATAATATACAGTTTGAAATCGGTAATGAGGAAATGACTCAAGAAAAACTTGAAGAAGTGATGAAGTCATTTTTATCAGAAGAGAGCATAATAATTAAAAAAGAGAAAAGAAAAAGAAAAAAGCTAATTGAAAGAGAAGTAAATATAAGACCACAAATAGGAAATGTTATCTTAAAGGCTATAGATAATAATGTTGTAAAATTAAATGTACTTCTTAAAACAGGTGATAGTGGAAATTTAAAACCAACAGATTTTCTTAAGGGGTTAGCTGAGTATACTGGCCTAAAAATAATAGATGATTCTATAAAGATACACAGAGTCGATTTATACACTGAAGAGGAAAACAAAATAGTAAGTCCCCTTTAA
- a CDS encoding TIGR03960 family B12-binding radical SAM protein, protein MIDLDIFERVLNRVEKPARYIGMEQNMIKKDLDNIDVKFTFAFPDIYDVGMSHLGLHILYNLINEREDCCCERVFAPWVDMENEMRQENIPLFTLENKEPINNFDFVGFTLQYEMSYTNIINMLDLGNIPIYAKDRTDDDPIVIGGGPCVYNPEPLADIFDMFVIGEGEEVLYEIFDEYKACKKSNISKDEFLIRVSRIEGVYVPKLYDVNYNEDGTIKSMLPNADGVPQKVKKRIMSDLDKSYYQEKMLVPYIEIVHSRIGLEIFRGCTRGCRFCQAGMIYRPVREKSTETLINLSEKLVESTGYEDISLISLSSCDYSNLEVLIRELINKYSEKRVGVSLPSLRLDSFTKDVIQEIEKVRKTGLTFAPEAGSQRLRDVINKGVTEEDLERTVTYAFQEGWSRVKLYFMIGLPTETDEDVLGIKELGYKVKDIFFSIPKEQRKGNFTVTVSASCFVPKPFTPFQWVGQNSIEEFSRKIDLLKDNIRDRKVIFNYHNPELSYLEAVLARGDRNICKALVAAWESGCKFDGWSDLFDYDKWIEAFRKLDIDPDFYAARERSLDEVFPWDFIEAGVSKEYLKREYEKAQREELTRDCRLGCTGCGVNKNFSGGVCN, encoded by the coding sequence ATGATAGATTTAGATATATTTGAAAGAGTATTAAATAGAGTTGAAAAACCTGCAAGATATATTGGCATGGAACAGAATATGATAAAGAAAGATCTTGATAATATAGATGTAAAATTTACCTTTGCTTTTCCAGATATATATGATGTAGGCATGTCTCACTTGGGGCTTCATATACTCTATAATCTTATAAACGAAAGAGAAGATTGTTGTTGTGAAAGAGTATTTGCACCTTGGGTTGACATGGAAAATGAAATGAGGCAAGAAAACATTCCCCTTTTTACATTAGAAAACAAAGAACCAATTAATAATTTTGATTTTGTTGGGTTTACTCTTCAATATGAAATGAGCTACACAAATATAATAAATATGCTGGATTTGGGTAATATCCCTATATATGCAAAAGATAGAACAGATGATGACCCAATTGTAATTGGTGGTGGTCCTTGTGTATACAATCCAGAACCCCTCGCAGATATATTTGATATGTTTGTTATAGGAGAAGGAGAAGAAGTATTGTATGAAATATTTGATGAGTATAAAGCTTGTAAGAAATCAAATATTAGTAAGGATGAATTTTTAATTCGTGTAAGTAGAATAGAAGGGGTATATGTACCAAAGTTATATGATGTTAATTACAATGAAGATGGTACTATAAAGTCGATGTTACCAAATGCCGATGGGGTTCCTCAAAAAGTTAAAAAGAGAATAATGAGTGATTTAGATAAATCCTATTATCAAGAAAAAATGTTGGTTCCATATATTGAAATTGTTCACAGTAGAATAGGATTAGAGATATTTCGTGGTTGCACTAGAGGTTGTAGATTTTGCCAAGCTGGCATGATATATAGACCTGTAAGAGAAAAAAGCACTGAAACTCTAATCAATTTATCTGAAAAACTTGTTGAGTCTACTGGTTATGAGGATATTTCTCTAATATCTTTAAGTTCTTGCGATTATTCAAATTTAGAGGTTTTGATTAGAGAATTGATAAATAAATATAGCGAGAAGAGAGTTGGAGTATCATTGCCATCTTTAAGACTAGATTCTTTTACTAAGGATGTCATACAAGAGATTGAAAAGGTTAGAAAAACAGGGCTTACCTTTGCACCAGAAGCTGGAAGTCAAAGGCTTAGGGATGTAATCAATAAAGGCGTAACAGAAGAAGACTTAGAAAGAACTGTAACTTATGCATTTCAAGAAGGTTGGTCTAGGGTAAAACTATACTTTATGATAGGTTTGCCTACAGAAACTGATGAAGATGTTTTGGGCATAAAGGAGCTTGGATATAAAGTAAAAGACATATTTTTCAGTATTCCAAAAGAACAAAGAAAGGGTAATTTTACTGTTACAGTTAGTGCTTCTTGTTTTGTACCAAAACCTTTTACACCATTTCAATGGGTTGGTCAAAACTCTATTGAAGAGTTTAGTAGAAAAATAGATTTACTAAAGGACAATATTAGAGATAGAAAAGTTATATTTAACTATCATAATCCTGAATTGAGCTATTTAGAAGCAGTTTTGGCTAGGGGAGATAGGAATATTTGTAAAGCATTAGTTGCTGCTTGGGAAAGTGGATGTAAGTTTGATGGCTGGTCAGATTTATTTGACTATGATAAATGGATAGAAGCTTTTCGTAAGCTAGATATAGATCCGGATTTTTATGCTGCAAGGGAAAGAAGTTTAGATGAAGTATTTCCTTGGGACTTTATTGAAGCAGGAGTTTCGAAAGAGTATCTTAAGAGAGAATATGAGAAAGCACAAAGAGAAGAATTGACAAGAGATTGTAGATTAGGATGTACTGGTTGTGGTGTTAACAAAAACTTTTCAGGTGGTGTTTGCAATTGA
- a CDS encoding O-antigen polymerase — MGNRKILLFLIIFILFSSNVAHGISEEKTIIIVLDELDLDLVNELDNDNFSMGLMNSKNRGSYDEISYFMTIALGRKVKIKEGQFEGLEKIDDGSIKVHGFETIKSDLEKLSPQHIEKIHTLGEKLNKEGISYIGEDASSLIACDNDGKIDFGETKVLYDEKWLKKKTKYHLSNSNVLVLSYDLEEKSERIELLKDYLDYIKEYNIILFPKEVSGSMKKMTNSSLVPILYSNLNLKPGILTSDSTRRKGIITSLDVSSQVMSIYDIKDKTSIGKSFRIYSSDNTKEELSMIFKEVINMTWITYIFHGIVYLIQLCFAYFFIKDRRDMYWEITFYLNFIIITIFVSLMLGVFNLQKNLFIYMITCIMLSYSISYFVTQKKLNAVVFFSFLTYVTMLIGIFFRPEFLYNSYIGYDNLVVGSRFYGFNNGAMAVLLATSIISYFSIKDTFSNEVLEKFLVLVIFLLNIFALSAKFGANTGGFFTSIVLFLVMLYMVFFKKEFTFKNLIILVLIGGLILFLNLFLDLYSVEQSHAGSLIYRAKILGKKEVYNIIKVKLKELLAYTILPPWSLVLVSQILFIKSFWKKAKNRFPCLLDIRPEIRKEYIIFIITAITALLVNDTGSIAFIYMIQYLLALFVNISISKEV; from the coding sequence ATGGGGAACAGAAAAATATTATTGTTTTTAATAATTTTCATCTTATTTTCAAGTAATGTAGCTCATGGGATAAGTGAAGAAAAAACTATAATTATAGTATTAGATGAACTGGATTTAGACTTGGTTAATGAATTAGATAATGATAATTTTTCAATGGGGTTAATGAATTCTAAAAATAGGGGTTCATATGATGAGATAAGTTATTTTATGACTATTGCTTTAGGGAGAAAGGTTAAGATAAAAGAGGGACAGTTTGAAGGACTAGAAAAAATAGATGATGGCAGTATAAAAGTTCATGGTTTTGAAACAATCAAATCTGATTTAGAAAAGCTATCTCCTCAACATATTGAAAAGATTCATACTTTAGGAGAAAAATTAAATAAAGAAGGCATTTCATACATAGGAGAAGATGCTTCTTCTCTTATAGCCTGTGACAATGATGGAAAAATAGATTTTGGGGAAACGAAAGTACTATATGATGAAAAATGGCTTAAAAAGAAGACTAAATATCATTTATCAAATTCTAATGTGCTGGTATTGTCTTATGATTTAGAAGAGAAAAGTGAAAGAATAGAGTTACTTAAGGACTATTTAGATTATATTAAGGAATACAATATAATCCTTTTTCCAAAAGAAGTTTCAGGCTCAATGAAAAAGATGACAAATAGTTCACTAGTTCCCATATTGTATAGTAATTTAAATTTGAAGCCTGGAATTCTTACTAGTGATTCTACAAGAAGAAAGGGAATTATCACCAGTTTGGATGTTTCTTCACAGGTGATGAGTATTTATGATATCAAAGATAAGACTAGTATCGGAAAGAGTTTTCGTATTTATTCAAGTGACAACACAAAAGAAGAACTTTCTATGATATTTAAAGAAGTAATTAATATGACATGGATTACTTATATATTCCATGGAATTGTATATTTGATACAGTTATGTTTTGCTTATTTTTTTATAAAAGATAGAAGAGATATGTATTGGGAAATTACTTTTTATTTAAACTTTATTATAATAACTATATTTGTCTCCCTTATGTTAGGAGTCTTTAATTTACAAAAGAATTTATTCATCTACATGATTACTTGTATTATGTTAAGCTATAGTATATCTTATTTTGTTACACAAAAGAAATTAAATGCAGTTGTGTTTTTTTCGTTTTTAACATATGTAACTATGTTGATAGGTATATTTTTTAGACCTGAATTTTTGTATAATTCCTACATAGGATATGACAATCTAGTAGTAGGTAGTAGATTTTATGGATTTAATAATGGGGCAATGGCTGTTTTATTGGCAACTTCGATAATTAGTTATTTTTCTATAAAAGATACTTTTAGCAATGAAGTATTAGAAAAGTTTTTAGTTCTTGTTATTTTTTTATTAAATATATTTGCTTTATCTGCTAAGTTTGGAGCAAATACTGGGGGATTTTTCACTTCTATTGTACTGTTTTTAGTTATGTTGTATATGGTATTTTTTAAAAAAGAATTCACTTTTAAAAATTTGATTATCCTTGTTTTGATTGGAGGATTAATACTGTTTTTAAATTTATTTCTTGATTTATATAGCGTAGAACAAAGTCATGCTGGAAGTCTTATCTATAGAGCAAAAATATTAGGTAAAAAAGAAGTATATAATATTATAAAGGTAAAATTAAAAGAACTTTTAGCTTATACAATATTACCACCATGGAGTTTGGTTTTAGTTAGTCAAATATTATTTATAAAGAGTTTTTGGAAAAAAGCAAAGAATAGATTTCCTTGCCTTTTGGATATTAGACCTGAAATACGTAAAGAATATATAATATTTATTATAACAGCTATTACTGCTTTATTAGTTAATGACACAGGTTCTATTGCCTTTATATATATGATTCAATACCTTTTGGCATTGTTTGTAAATATTTCTATATCCAAAGAAGTATAA